In one Knoellia sp. p5-6-4 genomic region, the following are encoded:
- a CDS encoding pyridoxamine 5'-phosphate oxidase family protein, with amino-acid sequence MDNNHEVVTELPELDCWELLRQQEFGRLAFHLVNEVHIVPINYVVHRGRIVFRTAEGSKLLGITMNHDVAFEIDHYDEERATSVVVRGTARELQGEEADQAENLPLRPWVPTAKFSIVEIKPVEVTGRLFRLDRPWSHMRPAG; translated from the coding sequence ATGGACAACAACCACGAGGTCGTCACCGAGCTGCCCGAACTCGACTGCTGGGAGCTCCTCCGGCAGCAGGAATTCGGCCGTCTCGCGTTCCACCTCGTCAACGAGGTGCACATCGTCCCGATCAACTACGTCGTGCACCGGGGACGGATCGTCTTCCGGACCGCGGAGGGCAGCAAGCTCCTCGGCATCACGATGAACCACGACGTGGCGTTCGAGATCGACCACTACGACGAGGAGCGGGCCACCAGCGTCGTCGTGCGAGGCACGGCTCGCGAGCTCCAGGGCGAGGAGGCAGACCAGGCCGAGAACCTCCCCCTGCGCCCCTGGGTGCCCACGGCCAAGTTCAGCATCGTCGAGATCAAGCCGGTCGAGGTAACGGGCAGGCTGTTCCGCCTCGACCGCCCGTGGTCCCACATGCGGCCCGCCGGCTGA